The following DNA comes from Ruegeria sp. YS9.
AGAAGATTTCGAAACACTTGTTTTCGGACCTGCACAGCGAGCAGACTTGATCGTCGACGTCACAGCGGAATCGAACGAAGCCGTTCAAATAACTCTTCACGAACGCGATGAATCATTTGTTATCGCTGAGATCCCGGTTTCGGGAAGCGGTACATCTGCCAGCCGCGGTGAGATTGAAGCTCTGCCACCCAACCCTGTTTCTTTTCTTGAAGATGTTTCTGACGCCTTAAAGGTTCCATTGGTGATGGAAGGCGGGGCGATGGGCGGACTGCGTCAAGGTACTTACAACGGCCAAGTCATGAGCGCTAATGAGTTGGTTCAGGAAGGACAGATCTGGACATTCAACGGAGTCGCAGGGTTACCCGAAGACCCGCTCGCTTCCGTTTCGCGTGGCGACATAGTCCGTATTCAGATGCAGAACGACACTGTCTTTGCGCACGCCATGCACTTGCACGGGACGCACTTTCAGGAAGTTCTGCCGAACGGCAGCCTGGGGCCGCTGCGGGACACAATCCTGGTTGACCGGATGGAAACGCGGGAGATTGCGTTCGTTGCGGATAACCCGGGGGACTGGCTGTTTCATTGCCACATGCTGTCGCATCAGGCCGCTGGTATGAAGACCTGGCTGAGCGTGGCGTGATGAACAAGAGCGCGGCGAATTGGCTGTCACTGGCTGCTGTGGTGATCATTGTCGCGGTCGCTGGCTGGGGCTTGGGTGGGCGTGCGCAGAACAGTTCATCGGCGGATTCGGCACGTGGTGTATTTTTGTATGCCGAAAACTGCGCGTCATGCCACGGGGCAGATTTGGAGGGTCAACCAGATTGGCAGACACCCGGTGCAGATGGCGTACTACGGGCACCCCCGCATGACCGAACAGGGCACACTTGGCATCACAGCGACAAGCTGTTGTTCGATTATACAAAGCTTGGCGGGGACCAAACACTAAAACAGATGGGCGTCTCTGATGTCAAAAGCGGTATGCCAGGTTTCGAGGACACTCTGTCGGATCAGGAAATCTGGGACATCCTTGCCTTCATCAAGGAGAGTTGGCCGGATCGGGAACGCAAGCTGCAAGAGCAGCGCACCGAGGCAGAACAAACGGAAGGAAACTGATGTGAAACGAATATTTGCAGGCTTAATCGCCATCGCCATGTCGATTGGCGTTCCTATAGCACGCGCCGACGAGCTGTCTGACTCCGATGTGAAACGGCTGGCTCTGGAAGCCATTTTGGAAAACCCTGAGATCATCATGCAGGCGATTCAACTGCTTCAACAGCGCGAGAATCAGGCAAAAGCCGAAGCAATTGGAAGCGTCTTGGAAAATCAGCGTGAATTGCTGGAACAGGATCCGAATGCGCCTGTCATCGGAAACCCGAAAGGCGATGTAACCGTGGTCGAGTTTTTTGACTATAACTGCCCATATTGCAAACGCGCTGCCCCGGTTGTGAAAAACGTAATCGCAGGCGATTCCGATGTACGAGTTGTCTATCGAGAATGGCCCATACTCGGAGAAGGTTCCGACTTCGCGGCACGCGCCGCGCTTGCCTCACGTAATCAGGGAAAATATGAAGAATTTCATTGGGCGCTTATGGCTCTGGACGGTCGTGCCACTGAGGCCAGTGTCCTGAAAGTTGTCCGTGAACTCGGCCTGGACGAGGATCAATTGCGCGCAGATATGGAGGCGCCGGAAGTCGACGCACATATTCAGGTGTCCATGGAATTGGCCCGACAGCTTGGCTTCAGTGGCACCCCCTCGTTTGTGATTGGAGATGCTCTTGCCCCGGGGCTGATCGCCGAAGATGAAATGACCCGGCTAATCGAGGCAGTCAGAGACGCAAGATAAAACCAAGGGGCGACTGAATGTGCGCCCCTAAGTTTCTCATGCGACCGTGGCTTCGTATCCCTCGGACTTCAGAGCAGCAAGGATATGATCAAGTGGATTGGCGCTTAAGACACGTACCCTGCGGTTTTCCATGTCAAAGTCCAACTGTGCGAAGGAATCCACCGTGGCAACGGCTTTTTCGATAGCTGACTTGCAGTGCCCGCAGCTCATATCCGGGATATTTAGGGTCGTCATGGATGTTTGCTCCTGTTTTCCGTTGTCCCGGCTAAAGTATTCCAGCACAGGAAGGTCAAGTCGTGAAAATTGGATCGCCAAAATTAGTGGAAAAGAAAGTCAACCCCATCCCTTGACCTTCCACTTGCTGGAACCCTTATGTTGCCCGTCAGCAGAACATTTGTGGTGACAATATGACTGAAATTTCACATGCGCGGTTCCAGGTTCAGGGTATGAGCTGTGCCTCTTGCGTAGGGCGCGTCGAGCGCGCGTTGAAAGATGTGCCAGGGGTAGATGCCGCTTCGGTTAATCTCGCCAGCGAAAGCGTTCAGGTCGATTTCCGCGATCCAGCCGATAAAGCGGCCATTGCTGATGCGTTAAACAGCGCCGGATATCCGGCACGGACGGAAGAGGTAACGCTGGATATTCAGAACATGTCCTGCGCATCTTGTGTAGGACGCGTTGAACGGGCCTTGGAGGCCAACGACGGCGTATTGTCCGCGTCGGTTAATTTGGCCACCGAAAGTGCAACAGTACGTTATGCCGAGGGAGTCACAACACCCGAAGCCATCGCGGCGCTTGCAGCATCTGCTGGCTATCCGGCGAGCCTGCGATCCGCGACGCAGACCGAACCACAAGACCGTAAGGCGGCAGAGATCAGCCATTTGGCGCGGCGAACAAGCTTTGCCGCTTTGCTCGCTTTGCCGGTTTTCGTCCTTGAAATGGGCTCGCATGTTATTCCGGGCATGCACCACCTGATAACGAGCACGATCGGCATCCAGAACAGCTATTACCTGCAATTCCTTCTAACCACGATCGTTCTTTTTGGGCCAGGATTGCAGTTCTATACCAAGGGATTCCCTTCCTTGGTCAAAGGCGCGCCAGACATGAACTCTCTGGTGGCTCTGGGCACTTCGGCGGCCTATGGGTTCTCGCTTATCTCGACTTTTGCACCGGGTATTCTTCCGGCCGGAACCGCAAACGTCTACTACGAGGCCGCAGCGGTGATCGTGGTTCTCATATTGCTTGGGCGGTTCCTTGAGGCGCGCGCCAAGGGCCGAACGGGTGAAGCGATCCGAAAACTGGTCGGTCTGCAGGCAAAAACAGCGCGAGTTGAGCGCGACGGAACGGTTGTCGAGCTTCCAATTGAGCAGATCGTTGTAGGAGATCTTGTGCACGTTCGACCGGGCGAAAAGATTGCGGTGGATGGTGCCGTAGTGACCGGCGCGTCATATGTCGATGAAAGCATGATCACCGGCGAGCCGGTTCCTGCCGAAAAGACCGAGGGCGCAACTGTGGTCGGCGGAACAGTCAATGGCACGGGCGCATTGACGTACCGGGCTGAAAAGATCGGCGCAGACACTATGTTGGCCCAGATCATTCAAATGGTCGAACAAGCACAGGGTGCCAAGCTTCCGATTCAAGGCTTGGTTGACCGTATCACGCTGTGGTTCGTGCCTGTAGTGATCGCTGTGGCCGTAATGACTGTGCTGGTTTGGATGTTGTTCGGACCCGATCCCGCGCTCAGCTTGGCGTTGGTAGCCGGGGTTGCGGTACTGATCATTGCTTGCCCCTGCGCCATGGGGTTGGCCACACCCACCTCAATCATGGTCGGCACCGGCCGCGCGGCCGAGATGGGTGTCCTTTTCCGAAAGGGCGACGCCTTGCAAATGCTGCAGGAAACCACCGTTGTTGCAGTGGACAAGACGGGGACCTTGACCGAAGGGCGTCCGGAGCTGACCGACCTTATTGTGGCCGAAGGATTGGCCGAGGATGAGGTTCTGCGCCTTGTGGCTGCCGTTGAGGTCACATCCGAACATCCGATCGCCACGGCCATCGTGCGCGCGGCTGAAACCCGTGGTCTGGAGCTTTCGAAGCCAGAAGACTTCACGTCGATCACCGGTTACGGGGTAAGCGCTTCAGTCGAAGGCCATACAATCTTGATCGGGGCCGACCGCCTGATGAGTCGCGAAGGGGTTGAAATGGGCGCGCTGTCTGATCGGGGCGCTGAACTGGCAATCAACGGAAAGACTCCACTTTATGCTGCCGTAGACGGGGTTATCGCGGCCGTAATCGCTGTGGCGGACCCAATCAAGACCACCACGCCAGACGCAATTGAAGCTTTGCACGGACTGGGGCTGAAAGTAGCGATGATTACCGGCGACAATACCGCTACAGCCAAATCCATCGCGGCGCAGCTTGGCATCGATCATGTCGTGGCCGAGGTTCTGCCCGAGGGTAAAGTATCCGCGTTGCAGGATTTGCGTTCAAATGGCGGAAAACTGGCGTTTGTGGGTGATGGCATCAACGATGCACCCGCGCTGGCGGCGGCTGACGTAGGAATTGCGATCGGGACAGGCACTGACATCGCCATCGAGGCGGCTGACGTCGTTCTGATGTCAGGCGACCTGACAGGCGTGGTCAACGCCTTCGATGTTAGTCAGCGCACCATGCGTAACATCCGCCAAAACCTGTTCTGGGCGTTCAGCTACAACACGCTACTCATACCGGTTGCAGCGGGGGTGCTCTATCCGTTTGGCGGCCCGTTGCTGTCGCCGGTTCTGGCTGCAGGTGCCATGGCGCTGTCCAGTGTATTTGTCCTGACCAACGCGCTGCGGTTGCGCTGGGTTAAGCCGATCAAAGTTGGGCGAGAACAGATCTCGCAGAATGAAGAGCAGGCGCTGCGATCAGCGCCTGCTGAATAGAATAGGAGAACCGCTGTGAATATCGGAGATGTAGCAGAACGTTCGGGTCTGCCTGCCAAAACCATCCGCTATTACGAGGATATCGGATTCATCAAACCCAGGCGCAGCCTGAACGGGTATCGCCATTTCGATGAAAAGGAATTGCACAAACTGGCCTTCATCGGGCGGGCCCGCTCATTGGGCTTTACCATTGAGGATTGCCGTTCACTACTGGCGTTGTACGAGGACAAAGAACGCGCAAGCGCGGACGTGAAGGATATCGCCAAACAGAACCTAAAAGAGATAGATGCCAAGATCGCGGACCTGAAGGCCATGCATGCAACACTGTCTCATCTGATTGATGAATGCGCCGGTGACCATCGCCCCGACTGTCCAATCTTAAGGCAACTGGGTTCGAAACTCATTGGTTCACAGCCAGATTAGGACGCAGCCGCAGGAGCGATATCCGAGAAAAAGACTTTGGGCACCTGTCATAACGGGTAGCGACACGCCGTCGGCCCCTCTGGCGTCCAAACAGGATATTGATCCTGTTGCGTCGTTTGTAGCGTCGCATGTCGTACTGGACAGGTTTGCCGCGTGATTTCTGATCTAGGATGCAGGGCTTCGTCTCCCGTCTGTCAGGGCCTCTCGGAACCCGTCGGCATCACAGACGTGATCTCCCGGCAGCCAATCAACCGATGGAAGGCTGTTGATCAGGGCGCCTGTAACACGCAGCCGAGACGGTCGCAACCAAACTAATAGATCCAGAGCCTAGCAGTTCTTACCGCGTAGGAAGCACTTCGAATATTGGAAAGAGGTTGAACACACTATGGCCAATCAAATGTTAAGTCGCTGACTTTGAAGCGGGTGATCCAAAAATCTAAAGACTTCGTTGTAGCGTATCCGCGTGTCTTCAAATTGCTGATAGAACCTGAACAACTCCTTAAGTGGAGCCGAAAACTCCTTGTGCGCGGACAGCACCGCGATCAAGGCCCCCAAGGAAATCCGCTCCTGTATGACGAAATACCCGCCGAGCGAATAAAACAGGAATGGAGTTAGAGATGTCAGGAAGTTGCTCAATGCCTTGGCAAAGAATTTCACGCGGTGAATTTTCCGGCGGATCGCTTCCAGTTGCCGAAGCGATGCGGTGGTCTGCAATATAGTTCGGGCGTGATCTTGTTCAGGGTCAATCTGACTAGTTAGGTGCAAAGACAGCTTACGCATTTCGTGTATTCGTTTTCGGCTCAGCCGGTTCACGATCCGCTGCAGATAGGGCAGTAAAAGCAACTGCAATGGCAGAACCGTCAGCGCTGCAGCACCAAGGATCGGATCTTGAACGAACATAAACAACAGAATGGTGATCATCGTCCCGCCCTGTGTGATTGGCAGGGAAACAAGGTCTGCAGCGAAGCCTCCGATGGGCTCGACTTCAGATCCCAATACCTGCACAATTTCACTTCTTCGTCGACCGTCGGTCTGTTTACGCCAATTCTGATAGATCAAAAGGCGCATCCGCCTGAGGCATCGCTCAGCGACCCGGCCTTTCATTACGTTGAGGTGGTACTTTCCCACTCCGTTCAGCGCGATGGTCAGAAAGAATACACCGCTGAGAACTGCCAGATGCTGGGTCGCGGTGAGATCATAGCCCAACAGTGTCAGGCGCGAATGTGAGCTGTCCAGGACGTTGTTTACAATTTGCTTTGGCAGCTCCAGGGATAGATAGAGCACCGGCATCAGGGACAGGCTCAATACGAGCAGATAAAGCTGTTGCACTCGCGTTGTCTGCAAGATGTGTCGTATCAGATTGTGATTTAGGCCGGCAACGAGATTATCTGGATGATGGGCGGAAGCGACGATCGCTGGTTTGACCTGAAAAAGAAGTACTCTTGCAACCATCACAATTGTGGAAATGGCCAACAACGCCGGAGCAATTACAAGGATCAGATGCAATGCAGGATGCATCCAATCTGGTGCTGTTTCATCATAACGAAAGCCCAGCCAAGCTGCTGCGTCATGGGCGATTAAATGAAACTCCGGGATGTGCTGCTCTTTTCCCATCGGCTTTATTTCTTTTTATTAGATACGCGGCAGTTCGACCTGGAACTGCCGCGCACTTCGGCGCCGCATCATGGTGAGTGATTAATTTACAGCGCCGGAAGAAGCTATTGCACGGTTACGTTGCCGAACATTCCGGATTCGTAGTGCCCAGGAATCAGGCAAGCGAATTCAAAACTGCCATCATTTGAAAATGTCCAGATAAGTTTGCTTTGCTCTCCGGGCTCCAAACTGACGGCGTTCTCAGAAACGTGCCTTTGACTGCCGTTTACCATAACGTCTTTGTGTATCTTGTTGCGTTCAGCCGTATCCAAAATGAACTCATGTTCCAGTTCGCCAAGATTTTTGATATCGAACTCGATGGTCTGGCCTTTCTTGAACGACAAGTTCGAAGGTTCAAAAATCATGTCTCCGTCATCCGTTTCTTTCATAGAAACCTTGACGGTGCGGCCGATATCACTGCTCTTTCCGGGCTGTCCCACCTGCATCATTTCGGCGTGACTGTCGTCATGATTTTCACCGTGTTCCTCATGTTGATTTTCTGAGGCAAATAAGGGTGTCGCCAGCAAAGCAGCGATCGACGCGCCTAAGATTGTGGTTTTCATAGTTTTTCCATTCGGTTTTGGTTAGGAAAGGCCATCTTGCCGCACGTTCAGAATGCGATGGCCATCAGAAACCGGCCGGAGCAATCTGCCCCGGCCAAGATTATCGGATTTCAAAACATTAGCCGGGCGCCAAACACGACTGCGAACACTCCGTTCTCTTCGCCACTTGCCTGGATCAGATCCGCTGTGCCGCCGTAAGATTTCTCGTAGTTCACCCCAACATACGGCGATACCACCCGATCGATGAGGTCATAGCTCAGCCGAAGCCCAGCCTCGAGAGTGACTCCACCTGCTTTTTGATTGTATTCGAGGTCATCTTGCAAAGGCACAGTAAGCTCGAGATTCGGGATCAGGAACAGCCTGTTTGTCAAACCTGCTTCGTATTCGCCTTCGAACCGAAAAAACGAGTTGTCGGACAAGTACAAGTCAGCGTCGATTTCAAACCACTGCGGGGCCAATCCCTTTATCCCCAGGACCGCATTGTACCGATCCGGCAGACCGGTCGGTGTGTTGGCATACACCCCGACCACAGCGTCAAAGAAGTTGGATATTGGCTTTTGCAGTCGCAACTGGTTTTCGAGCGTTTCAAAATCGCCTGAGCTTTCACCCAGTTCGGCTTCGCTACGCCATACAAATTTCAACTCGTCAGTTCCCACGAAGGCATCAAAATCCCATTGGATTGTGTCCTCGCCTTTGTCATTGGAGCGGTACTCCAACTGCTCGGCTTGAAACCCATAGGTCAGGGCCTCTGCTTTTGTCTCAGCGGTCCAGCCAAGCGAAAGCCCGGCTGCCGCTGCGGTGACGGCAATTAAGTTTTTCATGTTTTTCACTCTGTTTGTGCTGCCGAAAGCTTAGGCAGGCCCGCCTTCGATGATTACTTTGCGGAACATCCCCGCATCGGCGTGGTAGGACAGATGGCAATGGAACGCCCATTGACCCGTCACATCCACTTCAGTCTCGGTGTAGACTGTCGTGCCCGGCGCGATGCTGACCGTGTGTTTGATCGGATCGCGGCTGCCACTGCCGGTATCAAGGATTGACCACATACCGTGCAAATGCATCGGGTGTGACATCATGGTTTCATTGACGAATTTGAACCGCACTCTTTCACCGTATTTCAACCGGAGAGGCTCAGCTTCGGACAGTTTCTTTCCGTTGATGGACCAGATGTAGCGTTCCATGTTGCCCGTCAGACGCAACTCGATTTCACGCGTTGCAGGGCGGTCCTTGTAAAGCGGTTTACGCGCCTTCAGGTCGTCATAAGACAGGAATTTCCCGCCATTTGCAGCATTGGGTGTCAGACCGCTACCCATAGCATAAAACTCCTGTTGCGCACCCCCAGGCATCGCCATCTGATGACCTGCGTGCTTCCCGCCTGACATGCCCTGCCCTGCGGCGGCAGAGGCGTTACTCATGTTATGTTGGCTGTGATCCATGGTATCGGATTGTGCCGCATCGACCGGTTTCGCCATTTGATGCTGGCTGTGATCCATAGTTTCAGACGGTGTCGCGTCGGCGGATTTTGCCATTTGATGCTGGCTGTGATCCATGCCCGGCATCTTCATCATGTCGTCGGACATCACCGAAGCGTTTTGCATGACGTGGCCTTCCATCCCCTTGCCGTGCATCATCCCGGACATGTCGGCCATGGTCAGGCGGGGCTTTGGTCGAAGACTTGGAACTGGCCCGGCCATTCCCTCGCGCGGTGCCAACGTTCCGCGGACCAGTGCAGTACGGCCCATTGACTCTGCTACTATGCTGTAGGCACGATTTTCCCTGGGCTGAACGATCACGTCATAGGTTTCGGCAACAGAGATGCGCAACTCATCCACGGTGACGGGTTTCACGTCATTGCCGTCTGCCTGCACGACGGTCATCTTGAGGCCCGGAATTCGAATGTCGAAATAAGCCATGGCCGAGGAGTTGATCAGCCGCAGCCGCACTTTCTCGCCCGGTTTGAATAGCCCGGTCCAGTTCTGCGAAGTGGTCTGGCCATTGATCATCGGGGAGAAACCCTGAACGTCCTCGACGTCCGTTGGCATCATCCTCATACGACCCCACATCTTTCGGTCTTCCAAAGCCGCCTTAAGCCCCATCTCACCGGAATCCTTGATGAGATCCTGCGCCGTACGTTGTGACCGGTTGTAGTAGTCAGCCGACATCTTGAGGTTTCGCATGATCCGCTTACCGCGGTGAGGGTGCGTGTCAGTCAGTTGCACGACATAATCCCGATCAGCACGAACCGTTTCGCCGCCCTTCGGCTCGATTACGATAGCTCCATATGCTCCATCGGGCTCCTGAAAACCCGAATGGCTGTGAAACCAATAGGTGCCTGCCTGTGTGATCGGGAAATTATAGGTGAAGGTTTCACCCGGTTTAATACCGGCAAAGCTGATCTTCGGAACACCGTCCTGATCAAAAGGCAAAATCAGCCCGTGCCAGTGGATCGAGGTGTCTTGTTTGAGATTATTCGTGACATTCAGCGTGACATCCTCGCCCTCTTTGAAACGCAGGATAGTTGGGGTTTGGCTCTTGTTGTAACCAACCCCCGTTTTGCGGAAATCACCGGCGTCGATGCGGATCTTGTCCACAGTAATATTGTAGGTTCCAGCCATGGCCGCCGTTGACGCGGATAAGGCAAGGGCGACGGAAGCAATAGCCACACGTGCAGATGCGATGGGACGCATTGTTTTTCCTTACTTGGTTGAATTGATGATTTGGAAATTCACTGCATTTGTCAGCAGGCGCTGCGGTCAGCCACGCTGATAGTCTATTCTCGCATTTCGCTTTTTTGATCAGTGCTCAAGAAGCTGGTTGATATCGGGTGCAGGACAGGAAGGTGCAGCACACAACATTCAAGAAAAGCAACGAAATAGCAGTGTATTCAGGCGCAATGAGTTACGCTTTGGGAGGTGGAAGCTGGGCTTCAAGTACGGTTGAATTTCTGCCTGGCTCGCTTTGCACGAACATCAGTTCCCCTGCATTTTCGGCGATAGAAGGTCTTTGGTGAGTCAAAAACGCAGCGGGAGTTTCGCATTGAGCAATCTTGTGGCATTGGCTAGGGTTTGAGTGATAGTGCCCCACCTCAATGTCGTTTTGGACTAAAGAAGCTTCAAGGAAATGACCTTTAGCACGAGCGCTGGTAAATGAAAAAATGGTGGACGCCACCAAAACGAGCGTAAGAAGAAGAAAAACACTTATTTTTGCCGCTCTTTGGCGCATCTTGAATTGCTCTCCGTGCTTCTCAAGCTATCTAGCAAAAAACTTCCCACCCGCAACCCGAAGATACAATTTGATACATTCTAGACCTACCGCAACTGAACCACTACCGACTGGCGTCGGTAGGATCGGCGATGTGATTTTCGAGGTATTGCAGGACAATGTCCTCGGTGATGGCACCGTTGGTGGTTGAGAAATACCCCCTGCCCCAGAACCGACGGCCCCAATAGCGCCTGCGCAACGCGGGAAATTCCCTTTGCACCTTGTGGGACGAACGGCCCTTCATCCTGCGCACCAGATCGGAAATGGCGATCTTCGGCGGCACCGAAACGAACATGTGGACATGATCGGATGACAGCACCCCGCGCAGGATGTCGACCACGTTCTCGCGGCAGACCTGACGAATGATGTCGCGCACCCGCAGGCGCACCCGGCCGGTCAGCACCTTGTAGCGGTATTTCGTCGACCAGACGATGTGGTAGCGGTGGTAGAAAACGCAGTGCTTGCCAGTGTCATACTGCATGACCTTACCCTCTGGAAAATGAGCCTTCCGACCGGCTGCGGCTCATTTTCCAGAGGGTAAGGTCATAGCACGATTCTTCGCGCTGAAGCAGTTCCGACTGGAAGTCGGAGGGTTTGCTCCAATGCGTGGATACTAAATGTGCCACGAAGCATGTGCATCAATTGAATGAAGTGCCCTTATCGGCAAAAGCCTGCTCGAACACCGAAAGTCGCACTGAACATGATCTGTTACAAAGAGATTTTTTTAGGAGTAGGAGTCGATTTGTTGAACCTCTGCACACGGAAAGCTCTGTGACCGCAAGTCGGGAGATCGTCCCGCGGTGGTCTTACCGGTGTGGTCGCCATATTGCCGATTTCATCAAACGCACGCGGCCAATGCTGGGGTTCAAGGCCTTTGAGCATTTTGTTGATGGCATTGATGCCAGCGGTGTTGGCGCCGCTCTTGTCGATCACGATCTTCCTCGGCAATCCATTGATCTCCAACACCCTGGCGAAGAACTTGGTGGCGGCTGGATTGTTTCGGCGTCGTGAAAGCATGAAATCAAGCGTCTTGCCGTGCTTGTCGACGGCTCGATAGAGATAAACTCAGGCACCTTTAACTTTGATGTAAGTTCTTTATTGAGCAGCAGCTCTCGATGAGATTAGTCCTGTATCGACCACCTGCAAAGTTCTTTACGAAGTCATCCTGTTGGCGCTTCATCTCGGCGTTCAAGGCATCAACCCCCAAAGGTTTCATGCGCGGTCTTTTCTGGGCAGCCGCATGTACATCAAACGGGTTCGGTCGACAGCCTGCCGTGTTTGTCTATACGGCAACTCGTGATTGGTTGATCCGCTGGTATTCTGACTAGGCCTCCTTGGTTTGAAAGGTTGATCCGTTTGTCCAGATGGCATGCATCAGGACCGCGAGTTTTCGAGCCAAGGCAACGACCGCCTTCTTGTGACTGGTGCGGGCTTTGAGGGCTCGAGCCCATCTCTGTAATTCCGATCCTTTGCCCGGTTTCACCCGGTTCAACAAACTGCTGGCCGCCTCGTAGAGCGCTGAGCGCAGCATAGGATCGCCGTGTTTCGATATTCTACCACCATAATCGACATCCCCAGACTGGTATCGACGGGACGTCAGCCCGAGATATGCACCAACTGATCTGGATTTCGAAAACCGACGCGGATTGTCGATGGTCGCAACAAAGGTCACTGCACTCACAGGACCAACACCCGGGATCGTCATCAGGCGTTGGCAAGCCTCATCGGCTTTTGCGTGGCGCACCATTTCTTTACTCAGCGCAGCCGCTTGCCGAAGGTCGGCTGTGCGCAAGTCGAGCAAGGGCAGGATGACACTCGATAAGACCGGCCGATCCTTCAGGATCGCGTGGACACGCTCTTCATAGGTGTTCAGATGTTTTGGCAAACGCAGCCCGAAACTGGCCAAAAGACCGCGGATTGTGTTTTCCACATTCACGCGGGATTTCAACGCCACTTCCCGAGCTTTCAGCAATGCCCGCCGCTCCTGGGCGAGCCGGCTTTTCACCTCAACCTTCCGATAGAACCCCGTGCGCGCCAGTTCAGCTAACATGGCGGCATCATTGGCATCGGTCTTGTTGTGCATCTGGCTGAGAACAGCATGAGCCTGACGTGCGTCGATACAAACCACCGGCAATCCCCGATCTGCAAGCTCAGTGTAAAGCCAGTTCGCCATACGGCCGGTTTCGAGGACCACACATTGGATGACGCCAACGTGGTCGCGCAACGCCTGAAAAATCACATCGGGGTCAGTTACTTTCTTCGCGGCAAACACGGGTCCACCGCTCTGATTGCAGACACAAATCGACGTCTCAGCCTTCGAGACATCCAGTCCTACAAAACACTGTTCCATCTTGCTCTCCCATTGCTGTTCCGATGCCATCATGCACCGGCCAAGAGAGCTGCTGTTCAATTACTCAGAGTTTCGTCCGTTCTCCACGAACGATCACATGGCCCATTGCGACGACATGCTGCGTCAGCGATTGCGCCAGAATACCGTGTTACCCATCGGTTTAGCGTGGTGCGGTCCACTGAAACGCCACGCTCATGCATGATCTCTTCCAGATCGCGGTAGGAAACGCCGTTTCGGAGATAGTAGAAAACCGCGAACAGGATCACGGCCTTCGGATATTGCGCGCCTTTGAACGAGATCATAAAAACAAACTTTCGACTTCAATATTTCGATATCCAATCACTCGAAGCACT
Coding sequences within:
- a CDS encoding copper resistance protein B, producing MKNLIAVTAAAAGLSLGWTAETKAEALTYGFQAEQLEYRSNDKGEDTIQWDFDAFVGTDELKFVWRSEAELGESSGDFETLENQLRLQKPISNFFDAVVGVYANTPTGLPDRYNAVLGIKGLAPQWFEIDADLYLSDNSFFRFEGEYEAGLTNRLFLIPNLELTVPLQDDLEYNQKAGGVTLEAGLRLSYDLIDRVVSPYVGVNYEKSYGGTADLIQASGEENGVFAVVFGARLMF
- a CDS encoding copper resistance system multicopper oxidase, whose translation is MRPIASARVAIASVALALSASTAAMAGTYNITVDKIRIDAGDFRKTGVGYNKSQTPTILRFKEGEDVTLNVTNNLKQDTSIHWHGLILPFDQDGVPKISFAGIKPGETFTYNFPITQAGTYWFHSHSGFQEPDGAYGAIVIEPKGGETVRADRDYVVQLTDTHPHRGKRIMRNLKMSADYYNRSQRTAQDLIKDSGEMGLKAALEDRKMWGRMRMMPTDVEDVQGFSPMINGQTTSQNWTGLFKPGEKVRLRLINSSAMAYFDIRIPGLKMTVVQADGNDVKPVTVDELRISVAETYDVIVQPRENRAYSIVAESMGRTALVRGTLAPREGMAGPVPSLRPKPRLTMADMSGMMHGKGMEGHVMQNASVMSDDMMKMPGMDHSQHQMAKSADATPSETMDHSQHQMAKPVDAAQSDTMDHSQHNMSNASAAAGQGMSGGKHAGHQMAMPGGAQQEFYAMGSGLTPNAANGGKFLSYDDLKARKPLYKDRPATREIELRLTGNMERYIWSINGKKLSEAEPLRLKYGERVRFKFVNETMMSHPMHLHGMWSILDTGSGSRDPIKHTVSIAPGTTVYTETEVDVTGQWAFHCHLSYHADAGMFRKVIIEGGPA
- the tnpA gene encoding IS200/IS605 family transposase, with translation MQYDTGKHCVFYHRYHIVWSTKYRYKVLTGRVRLRVRDIIRQVCRENVVDILRGVLSSDHVHMFVSVPPKIAISDLVRRMKGRSSHKVQREFPALRRRYWGRRFWGRGYFSTTNGAITEDIVLQYLENHIADPTDASR
- a CDS encoding IS110 family transposase, with the protein product MEQCFVGLDVSKAETSICVCNQSGGPVFAAKKVTDPDVIFQALRDHVGVIQCVVLETGRMANWLYTELADRGLPVVCIDARQAHAVLSQMHNKTDANDAAMLAELARTGFYRKVEVKSRLAQERRALLKAREVALKSRVNVENTIRGLLASFGLRLPKHLNTYEERVHAILKDRPVLSSVILPLLDLRTADLRQAAALSKEMVRHAKADEACQRLMTIPGVGPVSAVTFVATIDNPRRFSKSRSVGAYLGLTSRRYQSGDVDYGGRISKHGDPMLRSALYEAASSLLNRVKPGKGSELQRWARALKARTSHKKAVVALARKLAVLMHAIWTNGSTFQTKEA